A portion of the Oncorhynchus nerka isolate Pitt River linkage group LG27, Oner_Uvic_2.0, whole genome shotgun sequence genome contains these proteins:
- the LOC115112333 gene encoding tumor necrosis factor receptor type 1-associated DEATH domain protein encodes MDIMDEKKMVALSVEDGPWTGCAVLFLHSCPAVNLLSLYKDQQGKFSVFKVLKLTLTDSAGGLEGYEILKLHDADPLLGVEVKFVDVAACRRFLQSYGSGAVQQSLSQHTCRLLHIPQQELALETQLKAGTHTLDFCLDDLELCLQHIHQSQPDRLRDDEIAELDQQLQSQALGHIPQPPTLTQEEPPVPSNCFLFQKRVFEDRMLVAGDLQRFSNGVGRDWRKVGRALGKNCRALKGPAIDNLAYEYEREGLYEQAYQLLSRFIQAEGRAARLGRLVRALEDSKLTSLAENILDIQPQD; translated from the exons ATGGACATAATGGATGAAAAG AAAATGGTGGCACTGAGTGTAGAGGATGGCCCGTGGACAGGATGTGCGGTTCTCTTCCTGCACTCCTGTCCCGCAGTgaacctgctctctctctacaaAGACCAGCAGGGCAAGTTCAGCGTCTTCAAAGTCCTCAAGCTGACACTCACAG ACTCAGCTGGGGGGCTGGAGGGGTACGAGATCCTAAAGCTGCACGATGCAGATCCTCTGCTGGGTGTGGAGGTGAAGTTTGTGGATGTGGCGGCGTGCCGCAGGTTCCTGCAGAGCTATGGCTCCGGTGCCGTACAACAGTCCCTCTCCCAGCACACCTGCCGCCTCCTCCACATCCCACAACAGGAGCTTGCATTGGAAACCCAGCTCAAAGCCGGGACGCACACTTTGGACTTTTGTCTGGACGACCTGGAGCTCTGTCTGCAGCACATCCACCAGTCacag CCGGATCGCCTACGGGATGATGAGATTGCTGAGCTGGACCAGCAGCTGCAGAGCCAGGCCTTGGGTCACATTCCCCAGCCACCCACCCTCACACAGGAAGAGCCCCCCGTGCCCAGCAACTGTTTCCTGTTCCAGAAGAGGGTGTTTG AGGACCGCATGCTGGTGGCGGGGGACCTGCAGCGGTTCTCCAACGGCGTTGGGCGGGACTGGAGGAAAGTGGGGCGGGCCTTGGGCAAGAACTGCCGTGCGCTGAAGGGGCCGGCCATAGACAACCTGGCCTACGAGTATGAGAGGGAGGGGCTGTACGAGCAGGCCTATCAGCTGCTGAGCCGCTTCATCCAGGCGGAGGGGAGGGCGGCACGACTGGGCCGGCTGGTCAGAGCACTGGAAGACAGCAAACTCACTAGCCTGGCTGAGAACATTTTGGACATCCAGCCCCAGGATTGA